The Saccharothrix violaceirubra genome segment ACGGCGCGTTGGCACGGGGCAAGCTCGACCCGCGACTGTTCGACGTCACCGGGTTGATCGACGCGCGATACGACGACGCGCACCGCGACTCCGTGCCGTTGATCCTCCAGGCGGCGAGCACCGGCGCGGCGGGCGTGAGCGTCACGCACGCGCTGCCGGGTGCGTTGGCCGCCAAGGCTTCGAAGTCCGCGGCGGCCACCGCGTACGCCGCGCTGGTCGCCGATCCGGGCGTGGAGAAGGTGTGGCTGGACGGCCTGCGGCAGCCCACGCTGGACCAGAGCACCAGGCAGATCGGCGCGCCCGCCGCGTGGGAGCGGGGCCTGACCGGCAAGGGCGTCAAGGTCGGCGTCGTCGACACGGGCGTGGACGGCGCGCACCCCGACCTCTCCGGCCGCGAACTCGCCCAGGCCGACTTCACCGAGGACAACGACAACGTCGACCGCGTCGGCCACGGCACGCACGTCGCGGCCACGATCGCGAGCCACGACCCGAAGTACCGGGGCGTGGCGCCCGACGCGCAGATCCTCGACGCCAAGGTGTGCGTGCTCAGCGGCTGCGCCGAGTCGTGGATCATCTCCGGGCTCACGTGGGTGGTCGAGCAGGGCGCGGACGTGGTCAACGTCAGCCTCGGCGGACCGGACGGCCCCGAGACCGACCCGATCGAGGCGCTCGTCGACTCGCTCTCGGCGCGGACCGGCACGCTGTTCGTCGTGGCGGCGGGCAACTCCGGCCGGCCGGGCACCATCGGCTCGCCGGGCAGCGCGGACTCCGCGCTCACCGTCGGCGCGGTCGAGCGCGACGACGACATCGCGGTGTTCTCCAGCCGAGGACCACGCTCTGACGGCGGGGTGAAGCCCGACGTGACCGCGCCGGGTGTGGGCATCGTCGCGGCCAAGTCGGCCGAGGGCCAGATCGGGGACCCGGTAGACGCCACGCACGTCGCCCTGAGCGGCACGTCCATGGCCACCCCGCACGTCGCCGGCGCCGCCGCGCTCCTGGCGCAGCAGCACCCCGACTGGACCGGCTCCCGCATCAAGGCCGCCCTCACCGCCACGGCCGCGTACAACCCGAAACTCGGCGCGTACGACCAGGGTTCGGGCCGGATCGACCTGACCAAGGCCGTCGACTCGACGCTGACCAGTGAGCCGACCGGGCTCGCGTTCGGCGTCCAGGCATGGCCGCACCAGGACGACAAGCCGGTGACCAAGGAGGTGGAGTACCGCAACACGGGTACCACGCCGATCTCGCTGCGCCTGACGATCGACGCGGCCGGACCGGCGGACCTGTTCTCCGTGTCCCCCAAGGAACTCACCGTGCCCGCCGGCGGCACGGCGACGGCCACCGTCACCGCCGACACGCGCGGCACGGCCGACGGCGGGGCGTTCGGCGGCGCGGTCGTCGCGACCGGCGGGCCGACGCCGGTGCGCACGCCCGTGGGCGTCGACAGCGAGGTCGAGAGCTACGACGTCACGTTCGAGGTCGTCGACCAGGACGGCAGCCCGGCGACGGGCCACGCGACCGACGTGTTCGGCCTGACCAACCAGACGGTGAAGTTCCTGCCGGGCGACAAGGGCACGTTCACCACCCGCGTACCCAAGGGCGACTACCTGGTCAACAGCTCGGTGACCGACCAGGGCCGGACCAAGGGCGCCTTCCTCGTGGCGCCGAAGGTCCAGGTCTCCGGCCCGACCACGGTGCGAATCGACGCGCGCAAGGCCAAGCCGGTCCGGATCACCCCGCCCGACCCCGCCGCCAAGCAGGGTCCGGGCGAGCTGACCTACCGGCGGACCCACGGCCAGTACGGGCTGCTGATGGGCGTGCTGTTCATCGGCGGGTACGACGGCACGATCGCGATCGGCCACCTCGGCGAGGCGGTGCCGGCGGCCGAGTTCGAGACCGTGATCGGCACGACCGCCACCTCGGACCGGGCGACCTACCGGTTGTCGTACTCCGATGTCGGCCGACTGCCGGACGGGTTCGTGCGCACACCGTCGATCAGGGACCTCGCCGAGGTGCGGACGTCGCTGGACGCGGCGCCGGCGGGCAGGACGTTCCTGCTCGGTGCCAACCCGACGACGAAGAACGGCACCGGCGGGTGGGGCTCGCTCGACCCGGTCCCCGCGTCCGGCAAGCCGCTCGACTACGTCACGCCCGAGCTGCGGTGGGGTTGGCGGCTGGAGCAGAATTCCGCGCCGGACCGGTCCGACGCGTCGTGGTCGTCGCCCGACCGCGACTACCGCAAGGGCCGCGTCTACCAGCAGCGATTCCTGCGCCCGCCGTTCGGTCCGGCGGTGCCGGCCAACCGGTACCTGCCGTCCATCGCCCGCTACCAGGACCTCCTCCTGGTCAGCCCGTCGTTGCTCGTCGACGGCGAAGGCAACCAGGGCCGGACCGCGGGCAAGGGCACGGTCGCGCTGTACCGCGACGGCAAGCTCCTGTCGAAGGTCGAGGCGCCGGGTGTCGGCCAGTTCCCGGTGCCGGCGGGTCCCGCCGAGTACCGGGTCGACATCGACCTGACGACGGCGGCGGACGTGCTCGCCTACGCGAGCCGGGTGACGGCGAGCTGGACCTTCCGCTCCGACACCGCGACCGGCACGACCCCCGTCGCCCTCCCGGCCGGTTTCGTGCGGTTCACGCCGAAGCTGGACGACTCGGGCACGCTGCGGGGCCGGTCCGCGCGGGTGCCGTTCGTGGTCGAGTTCGACAAGGACTCGGGCGCGGGCAAGGTGCGCAAGGTGGGCGTCGACGTGTCGTACGACGACGGCAAGACCTGGTCCCCGGCTCCGGTCACGGGTGACTCGGTGCTGCTCAAGCCCCCGGCGGGCAGCGGCTACGTGTCGTTGCGCGCCAAGGGGTCGGACTCGA includes the following:
- a CDS encoding S8 family serine peptidase, which translates into the protein MLGSRSTGRGVAWGATTLAIGLVVGVTTPATAAPPEVPATGIPLAGKRIATPDATVTLLTGDRVSLVGGAVSVRPAAGREKAEFHRFERDGHLHVVPRDAYGALARGKLDPRLFDVTGLIDARYDDAHRDSVPLILQAASTGAAGVSVTHALPGALAAKASKSAAATAYAALVADPGVEKVWLDGLRQPTLDQSTRQIGAPAAWERGLTGKGVKVGVVDTGVDGAHPDLSGRELAQADFTEDNDNVDRVGHGTHVAATIASHDPKYRGVAPDAQILDAKVCVLSGCAESWIISGLTWVVEQGADVVNVSLGGPDGPETDPIEALVDSLSARTGTLFVVAAGNSGRPGTIGSPGSADSALTVGAVERDDDIAVFSSRGPRSDGGVKPDVTAPGVGIVAAKSAEGQIGDPVDATHVALSGTSMATPHVAGAAALLAQQHPDWTGSRIKAALTATAAYNPKLGAYDQGSGRIDLTKAVDSTLTSEPTGLAFGVQAWPHQDDKPVTKEVEYRNTGTTPISLRLTIDAAGPADLFSVSPKELTVPAGGTATATVTADTRGTADGGAFGGAVVATGGPTPVRTPVGVDSEVESYDVTFEVVDQDGSPATGHATDVFGLTNQTVKFLPGDKGTFTTRVPKGDYLVNSSVTDQGRTKGAFLVAPKVQVSGPTTVRIDARKAKPVRITPPDPAAKQGPGELTYRRTHGQYGLLMGVLFIGGYDGTIAIGHLGEAVPAAEFETVIGTTATSDRATYRLSYSDVGRLPDGFVRTPSIRDLAEVRTSLDAAPAGRTFLLGANPTTKNGTGGWGSLDPVPASGKPLDYVTPELRWGWRLEQNSAPDRSDASWSSPDRDYRKGRVYQQRFLRPPFGPAVPANRYLPSIARYQDLLLVSPSLLVDGEGNQGRTAGKGTVALYRDGKLLSKVEAPGVGQFPVPAGPAEYRVDIDLTTAADVLAYASRVTASWTFRSDTATGTTPVALPAGFVRFTPKLDDSGTLRGRSARVPFVVEFDKDSGAGKVRKVGVDVSYDDGKTWSPAPVTGDSVLLKPPAGSGYVSLRAKGSDSKGNRFEHAVVRTFKFAR